The sequence below is a genomic window from Brettanomyces bruxellensis chromosome 9, complete sequence.
TATAGGTTCAATTATTTAAGTGCTCCAGATAGTGCAATAGAGAAATCTTGGATAAGCAAGAGAGCATACGCACGATTGaattatcaaaaattcTAATTGAAATGTTCCTGAGCAAAGCAAAGTTGtaatttcttttatatttcCCAATGTTTTTACCTCGATTGATTCTAGAAAAACCCGAAAGCTTTGTGGTATAGTGAGTAATTTAAAAAAGGACTGACGATGAGTTTATAAAAAATCTTCCTTAGGACATGGACTATTATAcataatattatttcttgtGCAAAAGTATCAACTAAGagtattttttcccctgtATTTTTAGTTTATTGCATTTAATTCAAGTTGACCCATCATTATTATGTCTTACAATATAAATAAGCTGACCGGCAAACATTTAATTCGCCTGACATAAATCTTCGTTGGATATCTGGCTTTTGaagttttaaaatttctaTAATAGTAATTAATGAATTACATTTAAAAAGATACTTCCTAATATTGCTTTGTTTTAATTCCTATAACCCCATATGACCCTGTTCTAACGATTGTTAAGgtattcaattttttgttcccCTTGAATCCTCTGAAAGCTTTGTTCCCCGTAGTCCGCTCTATTAATCAATCCCTGATTGTATCTTAACcgataaatttttattgtcttttttgttgtcgTTAATACTTTTTCGAAAATTAAACGATCCTTATCCAATTAATCAAATTTGAATAGCGTCAACGGAGCAAATATGCATGGATTGTATGCTTGTTGCAATTGTCCTTCATTGGCATCTGATACGGATTGCCAATTCTTAATTCCAGCTTGAAGATAGCATAGCCTGGAACATTCAAAAGTGAAAGGGTAAATAACCAGGTGTTACTAATTATTTATGAAAAGCATAATCTACTGGTTTTGTACATTCAGATTTTGGATATACATAACTGTCAGATAACCCTGGGAGGTGTTGAAACCATTCTTACCAAACATACCAGAGGATTTCAACAATGCGTCTAGTGTAGGGATGTACTGCGTGGTCGGAGGCAAAGCGTAACAACTAACCAACAGTAATTGCCGCTTCCTATACTTGTCATTACATTGTAATACAATAGTGGAAAATAATAGGATGGATTCAGCCCAATGAAGTGTGGGTATTTGGCGGGAAATCAGGAGGTTTTGTGAAGGCAGCACAGCCTTGCACCGTCCTTACGCTATTGTCTTTGGAAGCCGCGAGTGAGTAGTGGAAATCGGAACTGGCGTGCCGATAACAATAGGAAAGTTgataacaataaaaatagttCATGTAAAATTGAATCACGCCTTCGTTTTTCCGCCCGGACTCTtctcgaaaaaaaagcgttTCGCTACCTAGTAAGtgaaaaaagtggaaagtgtaactgaaaaaatttacagaaAACGCCGATCAAATGAATCAAAGGACATCTGTCTAGGATTAATtggaaattgaaatttttaaataaaCATTTGGTGATAAATTAAccttttgattttttagTATGAATTCTCTAAATGAATTATTTTGATGGTTAATTCATGGTGAAAAGTCCCTGAGCCCTTCTGAAATGTTCTTCTGGCCATAGTTACATAACAAGTCCTGAAATTTGTAGGTAGAATTGGAATATCCGTTATCCTAAAATAGTAAGATAGTTTATCAAGCGAAGTAGCATCAATCGGCTTGGTACGGAATTTCGGACTTCAGAAATATCCAGTTGTCGGAGCTGCTGCGAGACAagattcatttttatttagtgTTCAATGGAATTTCTCATGTGGCTAAATTACCCATCCTAAAATTACAGATGTCCGTAGATTTGAACGAGACTCATTCGGTAGCTAGTTGTCCGCGCCAAGTGTCAGCTCGGTATCGTTTTCAGTAGGCACTAATCGGTAAGCATCGCGAAAAATtggagcaaaaaaaaatatttaggCACGTTGTTCATTTTCCTACTCTTGCTGATTCCTGGTATCAGTCCCTCCTTACAAACAGGtattgtcttttttttctttttctttctgctcTGAATCGCAGCTCTGTCCGGCatgaattattttttcttaacCTTTGTCGTCATCGTTGGCAGCCCTAAGTATTTTTGTGCCCTGCCGGTTAATGCATGATTCCACAATTTTTCAGTTGGGTGATACTCTCTCCCCCGAATCCGGACGTTTCCCCGTCgctttttcatcaatgCTGGCCGGGGCTCTCTCAAATCCTCCTCTCCTCTTCAGATTCTCATGTCTATATAAAAGAGTATCCGTttgctgcatttttttttctttcagttCGATTGCGCTACTTGCTActttatattcttttcatttccttttcttttttactcttCAGTCTCTAACGACTTTTaacttatctttttctgataataaaattcaattaACGCATAATGTCTACCGTTACTAAGGTCCACGCAAGATACGTCTACGACTCCAGAGGAAACCCAACCGTTGAGGTTGATCTTACCACCGCTAAGGGTGTCTTCAGAGCTATCGTCCCATCCGGTGCTTCCACTGGTGTCCACGAGGCTCTTGAGCTCAGAGATGGTGACAAGTCAAAGTGGCTTGGAAAGGGTGTCTTGAAGGCTGTCAGCAATGTTAACAACATCATTGCCCCAGCTGTCGTCAAGGCTAAGATTCCAGTTACTGAGCAGGCTAAATTCGATGAGTTCTTGAACTCTTTGGACGGTACTCCAAACAAGGGTAAGCTTGGTGCTAACGCCATTCTTGGTGTTTCTCTTGCTGTTGCCAaggctgctgctgctttGAAGGGTGTTCCATTGTACGCCTACTTCTCCGATCTTATTGGATCCAAGAAGCCATACGTTCTCCCAGTTCCATTCATGAACGTCTTGAACGGTGGTACTCATGCCGGTGGTAGCTTGGCTTTCCAGGAGTTCATGATTGCTCCAGTTGGTGCCAAGTCTTTCCATGAGGCTATGGAAATCGGTGCTGAGGTTTACCAGcacttgaagaagttggcCAAGAAGGAGTACGGTCAATCCGCTGCTAACGTCGGTGACGAAGGTGGTGTTGCTCCAGATATTCAGACTCCAGAGGAGGCTCTTGACTTGATTGTTGAGGCTATCAAGGCTGCTGGCCACTGGGGTAAGGTCGGTATTGCTATGGACTCTGCTTCATCTGAGTTCTTCAAGAACGGCAAGTACGACTTGGACTTCAAGAATCCAAAGTCTGACGGTTCTAGAGCTTTGACTGGTGCCCAACTTGGTGACCTTTACGCTAAGTTGATGGCCAAGTATCCACTTGTCTCCTTGGAGGACCCATACGCTGAGGATGACTGGGAAACATGGACCACTAACTTCCCTAAGACCAAGATCCAGATTGTTGGTGATGATTTGACTGTTACCAACCCTAAGAGAATCGCCATTGCCATCGAGAAGAAGGCATGTGACgctcttcttttgaaggTTAACCAGATTGGTTCTTTGACTGAGTCCATCCAGGCTGCTAAGGATGCTTACGCTGCCGGCTGGGGTGTTATGGTTTCCCACAGATCTGGTGAGACTGAGGACACTACCATTGCTGACCTTACTGTCGGTTTGAGAACTGGTCAGTTGAAGTGCGGTGCTCCAGCTAGATCTGAGAGATTGGCTAAGTACAACCAGTTGATGAGAATTGAGGAGGAGCTTGGTGACAAGGCTGTCTTCGCTGGAAGAGACTTCCATATCGGAAACAAGCTATGATTTTGTCCATGATATGATGTTACGTATATGTACGACCTGAATTTTACGTCTTTTTCTACCATTT
It includes:
- the ENO1 gene encoding phosphopyruvate hydratase translates to MSTVTKVHARYVYDSRGNPTVEVDLTTAKGVFRAIVPSGASTGVHEALELRDGDKSKWLGKGVLKAVSNVNNIIAPAVVKAKIPVTEQAKFDEFLNSLDGTPNKGKLGANAILGVSLAVAKAAAALKGVPLYAYFSDLIGSKKPYVLPVPFMNVLNGGTHAGGSLAFQEFMIAPVGAKSFHEAMEIGAEVYQHLKKLAKKEYGQSAANVGDEGGVAPDIQTPEEALDLIVEAIKAAGHWGKVGIAMDSASSEFFKNGKYDLDFKNPKSDGSRALTGAQLGDLYAKLMAKYPLVSLEDPYAEDDWETWTTNFPKTKIQIVGDDLTVTNPKRIAIAIEKKACDALLLKVNQIGSLTESIQAAKDAYAAGWGVMVSHRSGETEDTTIADLTVGLRTGQLKCGAPARSERLAKYNQLMRIEEELGDKAVFAGRDFHIGNKL